TGTCTGGCGTTTGCCACGAATTGATACTCCGGCGCCAGAAGACCTTGTTTAATAGCAAGCCGCGCAGCATCCGGACAGACCGTCTGCATTTTGTGCCGGATCGGAGCTCCACAGTTGCACCGGAATCGCTATCGTTTTCAGATTCTTCGCGGGAAAAACAAACGCGGGATATGGATCGACGATGACAGCGGCTCTGACGCGCGGATCAGGCGTGACCGGCTGAGCGGGCGCCTCACCGCTTTCGAGCTGCTTGCAAGCCAACAGGCTCGACGTCGCGCAATTGGGCAGGCCTTTTCGCAAATCGGGATTGCCGCCGATAACAGCGAGCCCCGCATAGCCGCCAAACGAAAAGCCGTAGAGGCCAATACGCTGGGTGTCGATGCGTGGCGCGTCGGGCCAGCCATCGAGCATGTAGTCGATTAGCCGCTTTATGTCCGCGGGGCGCTCGACCAGCACCGAAAGACTGTCGGTACGGCTGGTGTCGCGCCAGGTGTCACCGGGATGATTGAGCGCGGCGACCACAAAGCCGGCATCGGCCAACGCCGCCGCCGTGTCATGGTGGCCGCCGAACCATCCTCTCCTGCCATGCGATATCACGATGAGGGGAAGCTTTTCGCCCGTCACCGCGCATCCCGGGACGGCGAAAAAGATGGCACCTCGTGCATCCATTTCTTGTGGTGGCTCCACGCACGGCGTCCAGACCAGCAGCCTGATCGCCGGTCCCGCCGCGCTCGCCGGAATGTCGAAATTCTTGACCCCCGCTGCGTTCGCCGCTGTCAGCCCGAAGATGAAGAAACAGATTACGAACGCGAACTTTGTGTGACTCATCATCGGCTCCTGGGGCCTGAGGCACTTCACAATAGGAAGCTTTGGATCAAGCGATTATGTCGCCTTTGGGTCGTAGGCCTCCATTGGCGGCGAAGCCGGGCGACCTCCGGTTTGCGCTCGGACGCCGACGTCTTGGGTACGAGGTTTACTCCGCGGTTCGCGCGCGAATGCCTGATGAGCCGGAGTCATCTAAGCGATCAGTTGCCTCATCGCAGCCGAGATCATCACCAGCCCGCCCGTGATCACGGCAACGTCGAGGATCGCCGTGTGGATGTGCACCGGCATCCGCTCGACGAAGGCTTTTGCGAGGAACGCGCCGGGGATGGCGATCGCGCCGATCAGCAGCGCAAGGGCGAGCACCTGCGCGGTCACGGCGCCGGCAAGGCCGAACACCGAGATCTTGATCAGGCCGGTGCCGAG
This genomic stretch from Bradyrhizobium sp. CCGB12 harbors:
- a CDS encoding prolyl oligopeptidase family serine peptidase, translated to MSHTKFAFVICFFIFGLTAANAAGVKNFDIPASAAGPAIRLLVWTPCVEPPQEMDARGAIFFAVPGCAVTGEKLPLIVISHGRRGWFGGHHDTAAALADAGFVVAALNHPGDTWRDTSRTDSLSVLVERPADIKRLIDYMLDGWPDAPRIDTQRIGLYGFSFGGYAGLAVIGGNPDLRKGLPNCATSSLLACKQLESGEAPAQPVTPDPRVRAAVIVDPYPAFVFPAKNLKTIAIPVQLWSSDPAQNADGLSGCCAACY